In Lonchura striata isolate bLonStr1 chromosome 3, bLonStr1.mat, whole genome shotgun sequence, the sequence CTCTTACTAACACTAGGGCTCGTATACGAATGAACCCAAGGAGGACTAGAATGAGCGGAATAACAGAAAGTTAGGCTAACCAAGACAGTTGATTTCGACTCAACAGATTATAGCTTAAACCTATAACTTTCTTCATGTCCTACCTCCACCTAAGTTTCTACTCAGCCTTCACCTTAAGCAGCCTAGGTATAGCCTTCCACCGCACCCACCTAATCTCCGCCCTCCTCGGTTTAGAATGCATAATATTATCCATATATATAGCCCTAGCCATGTGACCGATCCAAATACAATCAACATCCTCCACCCTCCTTCCAATCCTCATACTAACGTTTTCCCATGGATCCGGGATCCCGTGTCAATATTCCCTGTGGGAATGTTCCCATGGATCCGGGATTCCCATGTCAATATTCTGGTCAGGAATGTTCCCATGGATCCGGGATCTGCAGGGATTCCCATGTCAATATTCCCTGTGGGAAGGTTCCCATGGATCCGGCATTCCCATGGCAATATTCCAGGCGGGAATGTTCCCATGGATCCAGGATCTGCAGGGATTCCCATGTCAATATTCCCTGTGGGAAGGTTCCCATGGATCCGGCATTCCAATGGCAATATTCCAGGCGGGAATGTTCCCATGGATCTGGCATTCCCATGTTAATATTCCCGGCAGGAATGCTCCCATGGATCCGGCATTCCCATGGCAATATTCCCAGTGGGAATGTTCCCATGAATCCGAGATTCCCATGCCAATATTCCGGGTGGGAAGGTTCCCATGAATCCGAGATTCCCATGCCAATATTCCGGGTGGGAAGGTTCCCATGAATCTGAGATTCCCATGTCAATATTCCGGTCAGGAATGTTCCCATGGATCCAGGATCTGCAGGGATCCCCATGCCAATATTCCGGACGGGAACAGTGTCCATGGATCCGGCATTCCCATGGCAATATTCCGGACGGGAACATTCCCATGGATCCGGCATTCCCATGCCAATATTCCGGTCGGGATCGTTCCCATGGATCCGGGATCCCATGCCAATATTCCGGTCGGGATCGTTCCCATGGATCCGGGATCCCATGTCAATATTCCCAGCGGGAATGTTCCCATGGATCCGGGATTCCCATGTCAATATTCCGGTCGGGATCGTTCCCATGGATCCGGGATCCCATGTCAATATTCCCTGTGGGATCGTTCCCATGGATCCGGGATCCCATGCCAATATTCCGGTCGGGAAGGTTCCCATGGATCCGGGATCCCATGTCAATATTCCTGGTGGGAACATTCCCATGGATCCGGGATCTGCAGGGATCCCATGCCGATATTCCGGTCAGGAACATTCCCATGGATCCGGGCCGGGCTCTCACCGGTACATGAGCACGTTGATGTAGCAGCTGTCCCGCCGGAAGCACGGGCTCAGCGGGATCTCGTCCCGCCGGGAAAAGCGGATCTCCACCGGGAAGTGCGCGCCGATCCCGGGATTCCGATCCAGCTCCGCcttcagctccagcagcgcctCCCGCGTCTTCCCGCTGCGCCCGGAAAAACCCCGCTCAGCGGCACGGAATTCCCGGGAATGTCCGGGAATGATCTTCCCGTGGGGTTTGGGATCCCGGGATTGGGATCTGCAGGGATCTCCTCCCATGGAATTCCCGGGAATGTTCTGGAATGTTCTGTCCAGGGGTTTGGGATCCCGGGATTGGGATCCGCAGGGATCTCCTCCCATGGAATTCCCGGGAATGTCCGGGAATGATCTTCCCGTGGGGTTTGGGATCTGGGGATTGGGATCTCCTCCCATGGAATTCCCGGGAATGTCCGGGAATGATCTTCCCGTGGGGTTTGGGATCCCGGGATTGAGATCTGCAGGGATCTCctcccagggaattccctggAATGTTCTGGAATGTTCTGCCCAGGGCTTGGGATCACGGGGTTGGGATCTCCATGTCCAGGGAATTCCCAGGAATGTTCTGGAATGATCTCCCCGTGGGGTTGGGATCCCAGGGTTGGGATCTCCATGcccagggaattcctgggaatgtTCTGGAATGTTCTGCCCAGGGGTTGGGATCCCGGGGTTGGGATCTCCATGtccagggaattcctgggaatgtCCTGGAATGTTCTTCCCGTGGGGTTGGGATCCTGGAATTGGGATCTCCATGTCCAGGGAATTCTCAGGAATTTTCTGGAATGTTCTGCTCAGGGTTTTGGgatcccaggatttgggatctgcaGGAATCTCCATGTCCagggaattcccaggaattttCTGGAATGTTCTGCCCAGGGGTTGGGATCCTGGGGTTGGGATCTGCAGGcccagggaattcctgggaatgtTCTGGAATGTTCCTCCTGTGGGATCAGATGGATCCGGGATttggaatgggattgggatctgCAGGGATCTCCATGCCCACGGAATTCGGGAATTCCATGGGGATGGCCCAGTCCTGGACCGGGATCTGGGAATTCCTACGGGAATGGattggaaatttgggaattcccgTGGGAATGGATCCAAAATTCGGGAATTCCGTGGGGATGGCCCAGTCCTGGACTGGGATCTGGGAATTCCCATGGGAATGGATCCTGGACCGGGATCTGGGAATTCCCGTGGGAATGGattggaaatttgggaattccatgGGAATGGATGGGAAATTCGGGAATTACATGGGGGTGGCCCAACCCTGGACCGCGATCTGGGAATTCCCATGGGAATGGattggaaatttgggaattcccgTGGGAATGGATCCAAAATTCGGGAATTCCATGGGGATGGCCCAGTCCTGGACTGGGATCTGGGAATTCCCACGGGAATggatgggaaatttgggaattccatgGGGATGGCCCAGTCCTGGACTGGGATCTAGGAATTCCTATGGGAATGGattggaaatttgggaattcctgtGGGAATGGATCGGAAATTCGGGAATTCCCATGGGAATGGATCGGAAATTCGGGAATTACATGGGGATGGCCCAGTCCTGGACCGGGATCTGGGAATTCCTATGGGAATGGATCGGAAATTCGGGAATTACATGGGTATGGATCCAAAATTCGGGAATTCCATGGGGATGGCCCAGTCCTGGACCGGGATCTGGGAATTCCCACGGGAATGGATTGGAAATTCGGGAATTCCATGGGAATGGATGGGAAATTCGGGAATTACATGGGGATGGCCCAGTCCTGGACGTGCTGCCGGAAGCGGCACTCGTAGTTGAAGATCCGGTGGCTCTGGTCGACGTTCTCCGTGCGGGAGCTGAAGAGGAGCCGGAAGAAAATCCGGTTGATCCAAACCACCATCCTGGGAAAGAAGGTGCTGCCGGGAAAAATCGGGAATTCAGACGGAATTTCCATCCTGGAAAATCCCCGCGAGGTGGGGGAAGGGAGCGGCGACGGCCGGGAAAGGAtccgggaattctgggaatgttGGCGAGGGGTTTTCATGGGAAGGGAATCCCGGCACGTTCCGCGATTAttccgatcccgatcccgattcCGATCCCAATTCCAATccatcccaatcctgatcccatcccaatcccgatcccaatcccatcccaatcctgatcccaatcccattttaatcctgatcccaatcccaatccatcccagtcctgatcccatcacaatcctgatcccaatcccaatccccatcccaatccatccCAATCTTGATCCCAACCCaatcctgatcccgatcccaatccaGATCCCAATTTGAATCCTGATATccatcctgatcccaatcccaaatcccaatcctgatcccaatcccagtcccaatcctgatcccgatcctgatcctgatcctgatcccaatcctgatcccgatcccaatcccagtcccaatcctgatcccgatccggatcccaatcctgatcctgatcccagcCCCGATGCTGATCTCCATTccatcccaatcctgatcccaatccccatcccaatccgAATCCCATCCTAATCCTGACCCCAATCCCAATTCCGATCCCAGTCCCTATCCAGATCCGGATCCAGATCCAGATCCAGATCCAGATCCAGGTCCCAGTCCCATCCTAATCCCAATCTGGATCtgaatcccgatcccgatcctgatcctgatcccaattccaatcctgatcccaatcctgatcctgatctAAATCCCGATTCTGATCCCtgtcctgatcctgatcccaattCCAATCCAGttcccaatcctgatcccaatcccaatctcAATCCCGATCTCAATCCCGATCCCAAACCTGacccaatcccaatccccatcccagtcctgaTTCTATCCCAGTCCtcatcctgatcctgatcccatccccatccccatcccgttccaatcccaaatcccgttccaatcccaaatcccaatcccaattctgatcctgatcctgattcCAATCCCAATCCCGGCCCCagtcccgatcccgatcccgatcccatcctaatcccgatcccgatcccgatcccgatcccgatcccgatcccgatcccatcTCAATCCTGACACTGACcctgatcccgatcctgatccaAATTCCGAATCTGATCCTGATCCAGATCCAggtcctgatcccaatcccaatcccaatccaaAACCAATTgtaatcccaaaaatcccaaatcccaaatcccaaaaatcccaaatcccaaaccccaaatcccgaatcccaaatcccaaatcccaaatcccaaaaaccccaaatcccgaatcccaaatcccaaatcccaaatcccaaaccccaaaccccaaatcccaaatcccaaatcccaaatcccaaatcccaaaccccaaatcccaaaaatcccaaaccccaaatcccaaatcccaaatcccaaaaatcccgaatcccaaatcccaaatcccgaatccCACCTGATCCAgagcaggaactgcaggaggTGATATCCCACAGCGTAATCCCAGAACCAGCTGGACGAGGAGCACGGAGCCTGGaaatccgggaattccgggaatgtTTTCCCGCATTTCCGGGAatttagggaattttggggattttttaaaagggaatttagggaattttttttagggattttagagaatttcaggaatttttttttttttaattttagggatttttttttagcatttcagggatttttttcagggattttagggaattttcgggattttagggaatttttgggattttaaaaatggaatttagGGAATATTTTAGGGAATTTcagggatgattttttttttccagggatttttttttggaatttcagggattttttttagcatttcacagattttttcagggattttagtgaatttttgggatttttttaaagggaatttagggatttttttttttattttagggaatttcagggatgatttttttggaatttcagggaattatttttgcatttcagggattttttttcagggattttcccagggatttaatggaattttagggattttagtgattttttttcttatggattttagggaatttcagggattttagggaatttttttttttggaatttcagggaattttttcagggatttcaggaattttttggggggatttcagggatttggggaattttagggaatttttttttcggGATCTCAGGgaattttagggattttttttcctagggatTTTAGGGAATTTTAGGGAATTTTATGGAATTTTAAGGATTCCGGCTATTTTAgggaattccgggatttttTTTAGGGAATTCCGGGATTTCAAGGATTTTAGTGATTTCATGGAATTTCGTggatttcagtgattttttcGGGATTTGAGGCATTTCTGGGAATTTAGGGAATTCAGAGAGATTTCAGGAACTTTAGAGATTTTAGGGaattttagggatttttctggatttcagggaattttaggatttttcccaGGGATTTTAGGGAATTTTATGAGATTTTAAAGAATTTCAGGAATTCCCGGAGCccattcccaaaatcccgaaattcccaatccaaaatccctccctggaattccgggaaattggaaattctgggaattttcgggatccctccccaaaattcttcctcccaccccaaaatccctccctgGAATTCCAAGAACTCAaaaaattcccggaattcccggagcCCATTCCCAAACTCCCGGAATTCCCAGccctggaattttgggatctcGGAAAATCCTGGAAGTTTTGGGATTCCGGGAactgggaatgttgggaattcTGAGAAtgttgggaattccgggaatgttgggaattctgggaatgttGGGATCCCTGCTTTGGATATTgaaaattcccggaattcccggagcccattcccaaaatcccggaattcccaaccctggaattttgggatctcGGAGAatcctgggatttttgggattccGGGAActgggaatttcgggaattccgggaatgtTGGGATCCGTGCCTGGGTGGTGGGGTCCTGGTAGATGATCCGGACGTTCTCGGTGTGCGGGAACCACAGGAAGCGGAAAAATTCGGAATTCTGCAGGTGCTCCTCCAGCTGATCCAGCACCTggaaaaaatcccccaaaaaaattcccaggaaaaaattcccagaaaaaaattcccGGGAAATTATTCCCAGAAAATATTCCTCAAAAATATCCCTAAGAAATATTCCCTGGAAATATTCCCGGAAAAAATTCCCAGGAAATTATTCCCAGAAGATATTCCccaaaaaaagttaaaataggAATTATTCCCTGGAAATATTCCCGGGAAAAATTCCTAGGAAATTATTCCCAGAAGATATTCccaaaaaaagttaaaataggAATTATTCCCTGGAAatattcccaggaaaaatcctagaaaaaattctcaggaaattattccccaaaaaaattatTCCCAGGAAATATTCCCAGGAAATTATTCCCAGGAATTATTCCcagaaaatattcccaaaaaagtgaaaataggAATTATTCCATAATAAACATTCCAGGGAAAttattcccagaaaaaaaatcaccaaaaaaattcccagaaaaaattGGCAGAAAATTATTCCCAGAAAATATTCCTCAAAAATATCCCTAAGAAATATTCCCaggaaatattcccaaaaatattaaaatagaaattattcccacaaaaaaattcccaagaaATGATTCCCAGAAAATATTCCCAGGAAATTATTCCCAGGAAaaattcccagcaggaattccaggaattttcCCCACATTCCTGAGAAAATTCCCAGAGTTTTTCCCTGATTCCTGAGGAAATTCCCGAGAAAATTCCTGAGAAAATTCCGGGAAACTTTTCCTTATTCCCAAGGAAATTCCCAGAGTTTTTTCCTGATTCCGGAGGAAATTTCTGAGAAAATTACTGGGAAAAATTCCAGGGATTTTTCCGGCATTCCTGAGGAAATTCCGGGAGTTTTTTCCTGATTCTTGAGGGAATTCCTGAGGAAATTCCTGacaaaattcccaggaaaattcCAGGAATTTTCCCGGCATTCCTGAGGAAATTCTGAAAGCTTTTCCTGACTCTTGAGGAAATTCCTGAGGAAATTCCTgagaaaattcctgaaaaaattcctgagaaaattccaggattttttctGGCGTTCCTCAGGAAACTCTGAAAGTTTTTCCTGATTCTTGAGGAAATTCCTGAGAAAATTCCTGAGAAAATTCcagagaattccaggaattTTCCCGGCATTCCTGAGGAGATTCCTGGTAATATTCCTgacgaaattcccaggaaaattcCGGAAAATGCCAGGAATTTCCCTGGCATTCCTGAGGAAACTCTGAGAGATTTTTCCTGATTCTTGAGGAAATTCCTGAGGAAATTCCTGATGAAATTCCCAGTAAAATTGCAGAAAATTCCCtcaattttccccccattttcgcGTAAATTCCCGCCTAAATTCCTGCCAAAATCCCCACCTAAATTCCGTGTTTTCCCCCAGAATTCTGGCAGAAATTCCGGGAATTCCCGATCAATCCGGGTACCTGGGTGAGCGTGGAGGGGAAGGTGATCTCCCTGAGGCGGAATCCCGGGAATTCTCCCCAATTCCTGAGAGAATTCCAGGAATTTTCCCTGTAGGAATTTTCCCTGCATTCCTGTGGCGATTCCCGTGTAAATCCCCACCTAAATTCCGTGTTTTCCCCCCagaatcccgggaattcccgaTCCGTGGGTACCTGGGTGAGGGTGGAGGGGAAGGCCACACCCTGGAGGCAGAATCCCGGGAATTCTCCCCCATTCCTGAGAGAATTCCAGGAATTTTCCCTGCAATCCTCAGGCGATTCCCATGTAAATCCCCACCTAAATTCTGCGTTTTCCCCCAGAATTCCGGCAGAAATTCCGGGAATTCCCGATCAATCCGGGTACCTGGGTGAGGGTGGAGGGGAAGGCGATCTCCCTGAGGCGGAAGCTTGGGAATTCTCCCCCATTCCCGAGAGAATTCCAGGAATTTTCCCTGCATTCCTGTGGCGATTCCCATGTAAATCCCCACCTAAATTCCGTGTTTTTCCCAGAATCCCGGGAATTGCGGATCCGTGGGTACCTGTGTGAGGGTGGAGGGGAAGGCGATCTCCCGCAGTCGGAAGGCGGGCACGCACTGGAAGGTGACGCTCAGCACCACGCCCAGCGCGCCCAGGTGCAGCCGCGCCGCCCCGAACAGCAGCGACGCCGCggcaccatcatcatcatcgtcaccatcatcatcatcgtcaccatcatcatcatcattgtcACCATCATTGtcaccatcaccatcatcattGTCACCGTTGTCACCATTGTCACCATTGTCACCGTTGTCACCGTTGTCACCGCCGGCGCCGGTGGCCGAGCAGCGCAGCACGCGGCCCGAGGCCAGCAGCAGCGACAGCGCCACCACCTGCCCGGAAAGGGGATTGCGGCCTCGGTCAGTGATTCGGGGTGtccggggggatttttggggaatttttaggggtttttgggggatttttttaaggattttttagggttttttcggggatttttttaggggttttttggggattttttaggggtattttaggggtttttgagagattttttaggggttttttaggggttttttaggggttttttggggattttttaggggttttttggggatttttaggggttttttaggggttttttggggattttttggggatttttagggattttttagggttttttgggggattttttagggtttttttgaggattttttaggggttttttggggattttttaaaggattttttaggtttttttggggatttttttaggggtttttttggggttttttaggggtttttttggggatttttttaaaggattttttaggggttttttggggatttttttaggggtttttttggggttttttaggggtttttggtgggattttttaggggtttttggtgggattttttagggatttttggtGGGATATTTTGGTGGATTTGGGAGCGGGGGGTGTGTCTGGATTCCCgaaattcccagaattccctgaattcccaaaattcctggaATTGCACCTGGGTGGTCATGCTGGATGTCggtgttgtggttttttggggatttttggggttttttgggattttcggTGGGATTTTTTAGTGGATTTGGGAGCAGGGGGCGTGTCTGGATTCCTgaaattcccggaattcccagaattcccggGATTGCACCTGGGTGGGCAGGATGTCATGCTGGATGTCgatgttgtggttttttggggatttttggggttttttgggattttcggTGGGATTTTTTAGTGGATTTGGGAGTGGGGGGCGTGTCTggattcccggaattcccggaact encodes:
- the LOC110477408 gene encoding L-gulonolactone oxidase, translating into MADPGFPGQLRGRSGFRFRNWAGTHGCSPELFFQPRDLRELRQILALAQQRGKRVKVVGGGHSPSDIACSDGFLIHMGHMNRVLQVDKEKLQVTVEGGILLSELHRELDKHGLALPNLGAVSDVTAAGVIGTGTHNTGIRHGILPTQVVALSLLLASGRVLRCSATGAGGDNGDNGDNGDNGDNGDNDDGDGDNDGDNDDDDGDDDDDGDDDDDGAAASLLFGAARLHLGALGVVLSVTFQCVPAFRLREIAFPSTLTQVLDQLEEHLQNSEFFRFLWFPHTENVRIIYQDPTTQAPCSSSSWFWDYAVGYHLLQFLLWISTFFPRMVVWINRIFFRLLFSSRTENVDQSHRIFNYECRFRQHVQDWAIPIGKTREALLELKAELDRNPGIGAHFPVEIRFSRRDEIPLSPCFRRDSCYINVLMYRPYGREAPRSRYWSIYEGIMRKHGGRPHWAKAHSCGRRELREMFPNFGSFCALRRRLDPGGTFLNAYLERVFF